The genome window TTAGCCTTCAACAGAAAGGGGTACACTCACAAGAAAAAGTCGTCGCATCTGGAAATCTTCCCAAGTGAAAAAGACTTGAAATAAACTTACATTTCTGAAGCGAACCAACTTTCTTTTGTAACTGTTTCCCGCTACAAGGTCAGTCTCAGAAACGTACAGGATGCAGTTGTTGTTGGACAAGTGGAAGTCCACGACGCCCAGTTCCTTCTCAAAAGTAGTTTTCACACTTCCTTAAATAGAAAATTGTAGCCACGATCAATTGAGAAATACTGTGGtcgtgtgtgtcctgttttcgAGCCCCGTGGTTTACATTGAAAACTAACTAGCTACATAGTATAAGCCTGTGAAAAGAAGCGGTTCACAGAAAACGATCAGAATTATAGTAACCGAATCACATATAGCGCTACAACGAAAGCAATGAAGTGCTTTCTCTCATGTCTGAGGTATACTGTCTACGAAAGTAGTTAGATAACTACAGTACAACTAAACTCAGAACTATCGATCTCTTACAATTCAACTTACCATCTGATACTGTTACTGAGCGCATAGTGATATTCCTTACCCTTCAAACTCTGCACGAGAACAGAGCCTTTCCATTTTTCATGCGCAATAACATGTCCATATGGGGGAACTGCATTCACGACGACTGTTGTCTCCATTTATATATTTTAAGATTCCAGCAGTAGGCTACAGAGTAGAGTGACCTGGAGCTATTTTGCCTCCAAACATTTCAACCTAGTCTTCCTCTCCTTATTCCACGATAGAAAGCCACGCCACCACTGCTTGGTACTCACTGCCGCCACCTAGTGTAGTTCTGCTACAGGTGTACTACGGGGCATCACCATAGACCAgtgcagagccatagaaaaatggCTCTGGTTAAACGCACCGTCAAAGTGGGGGTCGCGACCCCTCGGGGGATCGCGAGACAACGAGGGGGGGTCGCGAGACgatttccagaaatcaaggaacattgtaaaacaattagaaatagCATATTTTAGCCAACATTTTAACAAGTATAgttaaattaatgcatgcaaataaaaatGGCATAGACAATATAAAAATTGTTGTTTTGTATGGAAATAAaccagtgacataatgttttgtattttaaaaggcattgaatacttaatattgaaatttaaacaccaccgaatgttttggttttgaattcacctctttaaaattgaaatattaatttgtcaatgtaaaaaaaaatcagatCCAAaaatttaaaggtcccatgacataaaacatttaacattaatatgagttcccttagtctgcctttggtcccccagtggctacacattttgataggtgtaaaccaagccctgggtattcttctccgcatttgagaaaatgaaagctcaaacgctataggttttgaaaatcctctccttgtgatgtcacaaggaggaaggttacctcccctttctctggccCCTCCATGAGAATCTGAGCTACGACCATGCCAGTGTGATATCGGTTTTTCCtcaagagacatcatggcttgcaaacgaacgaagaataacagttgctcagtgtttggatgtacaaatgaaaacaagtctttttacagttccttcatccaagcctctgaagaaccagtgtcttttttctctggaaatgcgccgacacaacttcccaaagttttgtatgcctgcgccaaacatttcagccacgactgtttcctcaacttgggcCAATACAAAGCTGGCCTCGCTGACCGCCTAAAATTACATTCTGAATCAGTACCAACTCTCCTTAGTCCGGCTACAAACCTCGGATAAGTAAGTAAACTAACGctcattttgttgctttactgATTAGCTTGCCACCCTTCAACATGTCAGAATGTCACCttcagaatgtggctgtaacatgagctctgcagctaacagctaacAGCTCAGTcactgtcgctaatgtaaaggtagatagcatcaagtatgtgtgtgaatacacacactgtaacgcgagtgttgtacacttctttgttatttggataaccgttctgctgttggtgttatggcgcgcgcgatatccgcctgtcccctcattgaaatgactatgAGTGTGCACATATGCAAACTagggtgatcagatgagaatgggcaaattcgaggcatcttacagcaacggggctacgagCCATTGAtacatccactgtaaacattagcgcatggtgacgcatttctcctcctcattagcatttaaagcgaCACCGAAACAGCtggttctgaggaaagctcattgtgggactgcttgtagtggctgtaattctgcaccaaggctgaatttcgggaaagagacttcagatacagtattaggggaacacaaggcctatataaaagcttccaaaaacagcatgtcatgtgacatttaaggttcagaaattcaggttgctcaaattcgaacagtaaaattcagatccaaaagattcaataaaaaaattaaagctTCAGAaatcaaaaagaaaataaatgctgCTCAAATTCGAATGGTCAAATTCAGATCCAAAAATTTGAGCCGAAAAAAATCGAGTCAGACCggatctctctcctcaggctgTAATTGTATGACTgatttgcatgtgtgcatgtatgactGCCTGCGGCTACACCTGAATGAAAGTGGTCTGAGGAGAGAAGTCTTCAGTTGGACCTTTCTCGGAGAAACGAGATGGTTCGGTTGCATTGAGGCTCGATTGTCTTACTTATTCTTGTTATACCGGAGGTTACAATCAGATTATTTTCGGCTCTaatatttttctttatttaatGTTTGGGATCTGACTTTCACCATTCGAATTTGAGCTACCTGAATTTCTGAAACTTGAATTTTTGGATCTGAATGATTTCTTCCATttaaataaattaatatttcaattttaaagaggtgaattcaaaaccaacaaattcggtggtgtttcaatttcaatattaagtattcaatgccttttcaaattcaaaacattatgtaactgatttgcttccatagtttTGCCAATATAGAAAACaactataggcctacatatctGCACCCTTCAGGAAGTGTCACACTCTATACTCACACTATACTCTTCAAACAAGAACAATTCTAACAAAATCCCACCCACAAAACTCTCACAAGAGCATTTCTATTTAATACAatttcaaacaaaataaaaattattataCCTCAGTATACCAATTCACAGTAAATATCACACAATTGTTTGTAATTCCCATATCCATGACAAACAGTTACTTGGCCATGACAAATTAATTCAGTTGTGGTCCTCATGAAGTTGAACTGAGACTGTCGCCAGTCAGAGCTCACATGATTGTAAAACTGACATGTGATGCCTCAATCAATTAGGCCTGGCTGTGATCTTCCCAAGGGACACATTTTGTTATTGTCCTTTTCAAACAAGCACACTGAGATAACTGTTGAATTCAGAGATGTATAACAGCATAACCACCTGGGGATATCCATGGCGTCTTCTGACTTCACTTCTACTTCTAACTGTACGCACACTTATCCAGTGAGCTCTTCCTCCACCGCGTCCCATCTCAATACAAGCAGCCAGGGGCGATtttaggatcagacctttaggggtgctcagcccccaatgagaatgtgacatgaatacaatggcttgcaaaagtgctaaaaccccttgctaatataaatccctaatttcactggataacaattaatacatttatgtattattatgcaaaatattgaatgaatgaaaaaactaaggatgtccctttcttcatgaactaccagcatcaaatgataataaactataataattgttatttttaaattattatttttaggggtgctgagttGAAATTTAGGGGTTCTTGAacacccctaaaaagggtctaaaatcgccactgcaaGCAGCCCTGTAAGGAGACGTAATACTAGTATTCCTGGGAGTCTTAATCCTTCTTTTGGATAAAAGTATTGTGACGATTCGCTATCTCCGTCACCGAGTACGTTCCCCAGACGTACTCGGTGAGACGCTGAGACGGACAATTTGCAGCAATATCTCGGTTATAATTAATTTTTCTTTTCAGCTGAGCCAGAAAACTAGTAGACACACTGCCGTACTTGGTTGCAAAACGGTAAAACAAACACTTTAAGTCAAAACAAAGAATACAAATAATTGGAGAAATCTCAGGCGGTCCCTCAACCGCTGTTTTCACCAGTGTTggctccaccaccccctccttcacctaATCGGAACCTTTAAAGAAAGCACAATCACGAATATGAGTTTCACCTGTTTACCTGATCCTATCAATTAAGTGTCCTTACGCCTACCTCCCCGGAGAGGGTGCCCCCTGACCCTGTATTCCACCTGACCCCTCACAGTATTTGCAAAAGAATTTAACAAAAATTACGTTCTGCTCTGGATTACAGTTTCACacctcaaaatgtatttgtcacATAAACAGACATTCGTAAAAACACTCAATAGTGTAAAGCAGACATTACTTtgtcatatttgacacataacATTAGCCAATCGGATTTGAATACGTAAAACGATGGTTTTGACAAATAAAGAGGGAAATATTTCGGGAGGCCTCCTAACTCCAGTTGAGAGGGGGAAACAGCTCAGAGTTctctccagcagagagagagagatttacacaGCATATTTAAAGTCAGGTTAAGTAAGTTTTGTGAAACTAGAAAATCTGTCTTGAGTTTGAAAGTATCCAACCCTTCACATCCCAAATGATCCCTAAGTAAGATGTCGTTTTTCGAGAACATTCAGAGGCAGACAAGCCACATGTGCTGAGGAGAGGACTCTGTTCTCTGCCTACTCCCCGGAGAGGGTGCCCCCAGACCCTGTATTCCACCTGACCCCTCACAGTATTTGCAAAAGATTACGTTAGTGTGGAGGCCTGGTTTCAGACCAGTCAACAAACACACCCTGGGATCCCACATAGACAAATACTAAAACCTGTCTGATGTTCTGCTTTCAGTTTGAGACCAATTGGAATTAACAACGGTACAATATCAGTTAACCCATAAGAATGGATTGGAATGTGATGGTCTTGTGTGTTAAAAGGTCAGTTGGTCTTTCCACTGGGcccatttaacccttgtgctgtcttcgggtcacatgacccaaaggttcataacgaaccatcgttgtgtttacccaattttacccaatacaaaaacaaataaaaataattttcttttaaccttcgcaatgtggggggtctgagacagcctaacggttaaaagaaaatgcttcactttgtttttgtatgccgtaaagttgtcgcaatacgacggtgggtcacaatgactgatgtgtcagaacgacccgaagataacacaagggttaaacagttcagaaacatgtatttattttacgTTCTGCTCTGGATTACAGTTTCACacctcaaaatgtatttgtcacATAAACAGACATTCATAAAAACACTCAATAGTGTAAAGCAGACATTACTTtgtcatatttgacacataacATTAGCCAATCGGATTTGAATACGTAAAACGATGGTTTTGACAAATAAAGAGGGAAATATTTCGGGAGGCCTCCAAACTCCAGTTGAGAGGGGGAAACAGCTCAGAGTTctctccagcagagagagagagatttacacaGCATATTTAAAGTCAGGTTAAGTAAGTTTTGTGAAACTAGAAAATCTGTCTTGAGTTTGAAAGTATCCAACCCTTcacatcccaccccctcccttcacatcccaccccctcccttcacagcCACTCCTTTAACGCACGCTGCTTGGCCACTGCCGGGagggaggtagacagacagacaagtagcccgtccaatcattgcattcggtctGAATGccatccaatcattgcatttggtcGGGAACGCTGATTGGtcctgtttattacagtcctgacAGCCACAGATTCGTCAGagcatttgatttattgattgctaccaggatgtgaagtttaacGAGCTTCTCAAGAGCATACCTGCCCTGGGCAATGGAAGGCTTTTGAATGCAGGGTTTCATAAAATAAATGATCCCTAAGTGAGATGTCGTTTTTCCAGAACATTCAGAGGCAGACAAGCCACATGTGCTGAGGAGAGGACTCTGTTCTCTGCCTACTCAACCACAGGAACATACTGTTCttaacgtttgtgtgtgtgtgtgtgtgtgtgtgtgtgtgtgtgtgtgtgtgtgcgtgcgtgcgtgtgtgtgtgtgtgtgtgtgtgtgtgtgtgtgtgtgtgtgagaggcaacTGTATATGATTTCCCCACCAGGGTCCTTCACTGTTTTCCAATTGTCTCTATAAGGAGCTGAGGTCCTGAAAGTGTTTGAAATTTGAAGATTTTTTCAACAACATGGTTTATCTAATGGCTCAAGACAGGGAGCCTGCAATGTACTACTATTAGTGTGGGGACAAACAGTCAGAACACGGGATTTTACCACtaaattattctgttaacaGCCACATGTTATTTTTTTCATATCTTCTGGACATTTTAAGGTAATCATTTTACCCGTATGAGCTTCTGAGTCATAAAGTTCACCAGCGCACGTCTTTCTATTGCTACTGCAGTAGGctatattttgtttgtttgttttatctgTTGTTTGTGGATATGCAATAAACAAAACGTAATCTAGCTCTAGCTTTTGGTGGTGTATGGTTATCCATTGGTTGACCATTTGCTAGAAACTTTCCATTTTGTTCCATTTAAGCTATTGCACAATGTTTAGCTGGCCCATTGAAAGTCACGTTGCATTCCTTCCCAGCGTTTCCAGATGTGGGGGCTAACATTGTAGTGGTGAATTCAACACAGGCTAATCGATACACATTTGTGGCTCCGCCTTGTTTGTTCCATAGTGGTCATTCATGATCCTATTGCGCACATTCACAAGCTGATTGACGGATGCAGTTATGTAAGAAACAGTGATAATCTCACTTTGCGCAGTCGTGTTTAATTCTATTACAGACAATGAGTTCGGACAAGGAGCACAGAAGACCGCTTCGGCTCATCGCGGCAGTGTGCAACAACTGGGGGATAGGGAAGAACGGACGCTTGCCTTGGCATTTACCGTAAGAATGAAGACGTAGACTAACAGTAGGCTAGTAGGCTTACGGCATTTTCGTTTCGAATCAGGAACGACGCAATTGTCAATTTACAAGTTGTTTGAATATGGTACTATCTGTTTACTATTAAATTTTGATGGCTCTACACATATTTGAATCTCGTGTAATTATTAGATCGTTGTTTGTCATTGAATAATTTTATCTTCAGTTTTATATAATTTTATTAAACAGCTTTATCTTATAGTAGGCTAATCTCCGTTTAGTCCAGTAATTTCAATCGCTATCTCCTTTTTACAGGACAGAGTTCAAGTTTTTTGTAGACACAGTCACAAGAGTGTCCCGAGCAGGTAAAATGGAAATTTAAAAGACTTTGTACTGAACCATGATATTTATTTTCGAGGCTTATCTCAACCTTTTAATCTAGATGGTGCAGGCACGTTTAATCAAGTATAGCTATAATAGTGTAACTAAAGACACGATTCCTTTTTGTGGTTGTGGTGCAGGAAAGATTAACCTGTTGATTTGGGGAAAGACCTGTTGGTACTCCAACCCCGAAAGTCTGTTTCCCATGTCTAATGTTGTCCATGTGGTTCTGAGCAAGACcctcaggtgagacacacacacaccgccgcaTGTCAATACGGTCCCTGTTGCGTTTTATCTGAATGTATTGAAATGATAGCCGCTTGAGATGTAGCGTATTTTTTTTGCTGGGGTCCTGTTGGTTTTTTAATGGTCGTGTTGCGGTTCCTCCCAGCGCCGTACCCGAATACGCGCATTTCCTTTGCAGGGATTTTAAAGCGGCCGTGGGCCAGACGTCTCTCCCTCACATCAGGGACCTTGTAGAGACCATCTGGGTCGTGGGAGGGCACCAGGTCTACAAGGTAACAGTTATGCAAAATGAACCAAAGTgtgactctctgtgtgtgtgcgtttgtatgtgtctgtgtgtgtatctgtgtgtgaatgtgtgtgtgtgtgtgcagcgatgttatcttcgggtcatgttgacccttcagtcattgtgacctccccacgtgttgcgacaactttacctcatacaaaaataaagtgaagcattttattttaaccgtcacacctcaccccccccccccccaccccacagtgcgaaggttaaaagaaaatgctttttatttgtttttgtattgtgtaaagttgtcgcagcacaacgatgggtcgttgtgaacctttgggtcattgtgacccgaccTGCAGGAAGGCATGGAACACCCCTGGTGTGACCTGGTCTACCTCACAGAAGTCATGGCCGACTTCAACTGTGATGTCTTCTTCCCCAAACTTGACCGGAGGATCTTTATAAAGCAGTCTAGGTACAGTAAGAATGCAATTATCTCTGCGGTTGAAGTTTAATACCATTATGGTAATTTGTAATCAAATGAATATGGTAATTTAATTGTAATTCTATTTTTTTAGATAGCGTCTGAACAAACATGGCCCCATGAAGATTATGGAGATTTTGTTAAATAATACAATGTTGGTGTGCATCTTAAGAtatgtctctttctttttctcgtgACCAAGGTTTCCACATGTTCCAAATGAGATTCAGGAGGAAAACGGCATTAAGTACAAGTTTCAAGTTTTCAAAAGAGCAGATCTATAGGTCTGGTGATGCTGTAATGACTGTATGAAGCAGAAATACAGGTCTGATCAGAGAAAGTCTCCTTCCACAGCCAACCATGGGTTAGGGCATTCCTAACATTCCgccactgacccaaaacaactacTAAGAACACCTTTAAAAGTACCAAATCCATGGGATTTATTAATACAACAGAATTTCACAActacaagacaaacaaacaacctCCCAGGCTAAGAGGCAGCAAGACCAGCAGTCCCCAAGCTCGAagcctctctcctgcagcaggAAACTGGAGTCTTTATCTGCTGCTTGATAACCTGGCCAGGTGCATCTCATCTGGCAATCATGGGGAACACAACCTGGGCGGAGCTACAGAAAAGGGAAGGGAGGTGACAAACAAAGAACACAACACATGTGGCCGTAACACAACCATCCTTTTACGTAATCCAATCGTCTCCACTAGTAAGGAAGGATATAGATATGTTTTGAAATATCTCACTCCAGTTCCTATCAGATCATCAGATCAatcataataaataaataacatttaatatttagcagacgcttttatccattATTTGAACCTGCGGCATCATGCTGTCAGATGCTCACCACTCCCCTCCCAGGACTGTTCTGGAGGAGCCTGACGGGTCAGGACACCAGAGAGGGTGTCGCTGAAGCTGTCGTcagctgcaggctgcagcctgCAGGCCAGCTGGTGCTCGTTTACCCCTGCACTCTGATCTTGCTCTTCCAGGCGAAATGAGTCATGATGTCATCTTTCCTTTCTTATCAGAggtattctgtctctctccctctctatctctgtctctctgttctctctcactctgttctctctctctcactctgttctctctctttgtctctctctctcactctgttctctctttgtctctcactctgttctctctctttgtctctctctctcactctgttctctctcactctgttctctctctctctgttctctctctctgtctctctgttctctctctttgtctctctctcttactccatgtctatttctctctctctccctcctttgtaGAGAGGGCTGACGTCAGTAGTGATCCATGGGTTAGTCATGTAAAGGAGGGGTTGGCTCCCAGCCAGAGACGATGCCCACTCCGTACACATCTGATGCGTCTGATCTGGGGGTCTCTGGTTTCTCTGGGGTCTTgtagattattttatttttgaaatACATTATAATATGATAAAAGAGGCTGTTAGGCACTTTAGGACAAAACATGCCATTTATTATGTAAACTGCTGTTGTGAATGTTTCATAGTAATCATTTAAGGTTTGCTGCTGGTTATTTATAAAATATCTTGCAAGAATGTCTATAAATTGGATGTATTTTCATTGTATTCAAAATGTTTGATAATAAATGATCAATTTCATGAATGACTGATTCCTCATTAAGCCACTTATTGCACGTGTATATCAGACCACTAAGGGGAGCTCTAAGACCAGTCAGTGAGTCAGATGACAGGCTCGAACTAAGGCTACTTTTTTCAGTTAACATTTtcagttttttctttttaatatatatagtACAGTACCTCACCATGCATTCACTTATAAATCTATCCATATATTCACTCATTCATTGGTTTGAACTTTTAGAAAGTCACCTTCACAAGGGGAGACAATggcagggagagcagcagggaggAGATGCTTAGATCTCTGAACTCAGCTCACATTCATTCTGAGCCCTACTGGCCTCGAGTGTTGAATATTTACCACCATCACCCTCCACAatactgctctctgctggaaaTCACAGGGCTTAATTGCAGGTGTCACCCCTTTCCATATTTTCTATGAGTTATGCCCTATTCCATTAACGTGCTTCCCTGGCTGGTAATGTCATGTGTCACGTctaaaatgaaaacaaacaatcCATAGATCTGCTTATTAACCTGTTGTGCTTTGGTCACTTACTCAGCCtgaaggggggagagtggagggaacAGGAatcagagcagaagagagggatTATACAGACATGAAAGGatagaggatgaagaggatgaatAGGAGAGGCTGAAAGCACATTTAAACAGAAAACACTTAGTAACTCTCAGGCACTGTAGTGCCTGCAGTGTCCCCAGACTAGACTTCTAGGCAGATCCTCCCACCTTCGGAATCAAATGTTCCTGTTTACAACCTGCTGACATGCCTTAAacaaaccccccctccccaagtcCTTCTGGGTACATAGCTGCTGGATGTACTTCAGTCTATCCCTGGGCACCGCCACACTCGATTCCAACATGCCCTCCCCCGTCCgccatcaccatgacaaccagctTCACGCTGAGCATGGGCCACATGGAACCCGTTTTTCCAGACGTGTCTCCGATGCCTCCCATTGGTCAGCCCCCAGCGTCCCCTCTTCCTACTCTCTGACCGTCATACACGCCTTCAGACCGGGACCTTGAGGTACACGGTATTGGGCTCATTAGCTGCATAGCTGGCTCTCCATTAAAAAGCACTCTGAGCCTGGTTTGAGCCCCAACTGGCCTCGgagcagagaagggggggggggagaaacagagaggagacacagagaggagagagagagaggagacacagagaggagagagagagacagagaggagagagacagagatggagagacagagaggagagagacagagatggagacacagagaggagagagagacagagatggagacacagagaggagagagacagagaggagagagagagagaggagagagacagagatggagagacagaggagagagagacagagatggagagacagagaggagacagagagagagagacagagatggagagacagaggagagagagagacagagaggagacagagatggagagacagagaggagacagagagacagagaggagacagagagatggagagacagagaggagagagacacacagagagagaggagagagagggagagtgagagaaggccTTCAGAAGGAGTAATGTGCCCCGCCAGCAACTCGGCCCACAGGCCCCTCTACAGCCTCCTACATATTCATTTAGCTGAGCAGAGAAATACAGGCGAGCACTTATCCAAAACACTCCAATTTTCTGGGCAAACCAACAAGACCTCGGACAAGTTATCTACGTCGGGAAAACACAATTACTGACTCACAGCACATCTGCAATGATGAGTATTTTCATGGATATCTAAATCGCAGTATTTTCCAGAGCCGATGAGGTCAAAGTCAGTACACTTGCAGATTCAACTGCaacttctctctttttttgtcgTCGGGTTGATGAAGAAAAGTTCTGTCCGTGTCTTCAGGTGCTGGGTTCATAAGTACGTAGCAATCTGCAGATTTTAGACAGACTTTACCAAACACCTCGACATAAAAATGACCAGTTCAGACACAACGGTACAAGCCAagtctctctgaggcatgaaggtcagaggacTGTGTTTATAgtgaacagagagaaacaaagataaCAAACAGCCAACAGGTGTTTGTTATTATAGGCAGGCGGATCCCACATCACAgacctgtgacatcatcagaacACAGTAGGGTacaggaggaacacagacatGTGAATAATAAGACAGGATATGAACCGATGGATGACAAGGCACTACCTGAATCAACCGATTGTGATAAAGATAAGCACATTGGAAACCCCATATATTCCACAGAGTTAATGAAGGTTCGTTTGTTCACTGTGTTCTCGGCATAACTAGCACCACTTTAGTTGTTTAGGTCTCGTTCTCTTTCGAATCCACTTTCCATCCATTACCAATAAATAAACCTCCTCATAATTCCCATGTTCACGCCGGTCTCAGTCGTCTCCTGCCAGAGGAGCCACAGGGTTGAAGAGGGGCCTGTCCCTGCGTAGCTGCAGCTTGCTGTAGCTCGCCTCAAAGTCTTTCTTGGTGCCGTTGAGAACCTCCAGGCTGCCTGTCCCCACGTTGTAGCCGCGAGCCCTCAGTCTCTGGAAGCGGTAGCTGACGATCTGGGGGGTCAGCTCCAGCACCGAGGGGGTCTGTATGATCTGGGCCAGGCTGACCCCGGCGCCGAGCAGCCCCtggatcctctcctccaggacggCTTCGGGGAAGTAGAGCAGGGCCGGGCAGCGGAGGACGATGTCCTGGAGGTCAGCGTCGGAGCAGGCCAGCTTGTCCTGGGAGTAGGCCAGGGAGAGGCGCATGCCGTGTGGGTTGAGCTCGGTGACGAAGCCCCGGAGCTTGGAGAGCAGGCggaggagctgggctgcagAGAAGCCGCGGGCGCTGAGGAACAGCAGGTTCTCCCTCAGCACCTCGGGGGGCTTGAGGAGCACGAAGGGGTTCTGGCTCAGCAGCTTCTGAAGCCAGACCTTCATGTTGGCTTCCTCTCCGCCCAGCTCCAGATAGGCTTCCTGCAGAGTCTTCACCATCACCTGGTTGTGCTGCACCGGCCGGCTGAAGCTCTGCGGGGCGCTGGCCATCAGCTTGGCG of Osmerus mordax isolate fOsmMor3 chromosome 4, fOsmMor3.pri, whole genome shotgun sequence contains these proteins:
- the zgc:153031 gene encoding zgc:153031, producing the protein MSSDKEHRRPLRLIAAVCNNWGIGKNGRLPWHLPTEFKFFVDTVTRVSRAGKINLLIWGKTCWYSNPESLFPMSNVVHVVLSKTLSAVPEYAHFLCRDFKAAVGQTSLPHIRDLVETIWVVGGHQVYKEGMEHPWCDLVYLTEVMADFNCDVFFPKLDRRIFIKQSRFPHVPNEIQEENGIKYKFQVFKRADL
- the mterf2 gene encoding transcription termination factor 2, mitochondrial, whose protein sequence is MLRVIVRSLCTRCQALPHPSLLSRPCSSSGPLENTETVDALYDLSVDIQKIRQLKGWVLQQSPAYVSQTAQLLRDLGAKGPVIARVLELFPEAVLCSPDEMLAQRELWSSLCPNPKDLVGIIEKFPASFFTSSCHHSNQRENIVFFRSLQLNRRVVAKLMASAPQSFSRPVQHNQVMVKTLQEAYLELGGEEANMKVWLQKLLSQNPFVLLKPPEVLRENLLFLSARGFSAAQLLRLLSKLRGFVTELNPHGMRLSLAYSQDKLACSDADLQDIVLRCPALLYFPEAVLEERIQGLLGAGVSLAQIIQTPSVLELTPQIVSYRFQRLRARGYNVGTGSLEVLNGTKKDFEASYSKLQLRRDRPLFNPVAPLAGDD